The following proteins come from a genomic window of Halorussus halophilus:
- a CDS encoding ABC transporter substrate-binding protein: MPNDSNGGDGSNRGSGRPLNRRQFVGAVGASVPLALAGCTSNNDSGGSNNNSGGSGGGGGDGTTQSMSAKAGGTLQWGGAVPVQGLDPHLDSAAASQRVLENITEPLISLDFDYSLNPHLAKDWSTSEDNTKLEFTLQEGVKFHDGGEMTSADVKASFERVANGEYLATGFFDFVDSMEAPGDYQFNIQLTEPFAPFLARMATSEMHVIPESQTSTKKIKEPIGTGPYKFESREIETSFTMTKFEDYWNAGENGPHLDKVVKSEIGDPSVRLQSFRAGEYDFINGVPPKDVSSIENDSSVRFEKNFPKSLVYLGMNCNQKPFDNKDARLALDYAFDKQQVAEAALYGTGQTTASPAAPGSPWVNKNVQPRSRNLDKAQEHLDKAGMSDGYSVSFKIPQSYPSQVQAAKVISDQAAEAGIELNIQKITWSTWLSDVYSKQNFQATTSSYLALYYPDVSFYKFLHPDGAFFFTGWTNDEYNTLVEEARHMYDEQPRAEKYKKATEILHNERAGHMFLFWQANLYAAQPEYKGKIGAPDGSTLRFSDNWLDS, from the coding sequence ATGCCAAACGATAGCAATGGTGGTGACGGAAGTAACCGCGGTAGCGGCCGTCCGCTGAATCGGCGGCAATTCGTCGGTGCGGTCGGCGCGTCGGTGCCACTCGCGCTGGCTGGCTGTACCAGCAACAACGATAGCGGTGGTAGCAACAACAACTCGGGCGGTTCCGGTGGCGGCGGAGGCGACGGGACGACCCAGAGCATGTCGGCGAAGGCGGGTGGCACGCTCCAGTGGGGCGGCGCAGTCCCCGTGCAGGGGCTCGACCCCCACCTCGACAGTGCGGCGGCGAGTCAGCGCGTGTTAGAGAACATCACCGAACCGCTCATCAGCCTCGACTTCGACTACTCGCTGAACCCGCATCTCGCGAAGGACTGGTCTACGTCCGAGGACAACACGAAACTGGAGTTCACCCTGCAAGAGGGCGTGAAGTTCCACGACGGGGGAGAAATGACTTCTGCGGACGTGAAAGCGTCGTTCGAGCGCGTCGCCAACGGCGAGTACCTCGCCACCGGCTTCTTCGACTTCGTGGACTCGATGGAAGCGCCCGGCGACTACCAGTTCAACATCCAGCTTACCGAACCGTTCGCGCCGTTCCTCGCGCGGATGGCGACGTCCGAGATGCACGTCATCCCGGAGAGCCAGACCAGCACGAAGAAGATAAAGGAACCAATCGGCACCGGCCCCTACAAGTTCGAGAGCCGGGAAATCGAGACGTCGTTCACGATGACGAAGTTCGAGGACTACTGGAACGCGGGCGAGAACGGCCCCCACCTCGACAAGGTCGTCAAGAGCGAAATCGGCGACCCGAGCGTTCGCCTCCAGTCGTTCCGCGCTGGCGAGTACGACTTCATCAACGGCGTCCCGCCGAAGGACGTGAGTTCCATCGAGAACGACTCGTCGGTTCGCTTCGAGAAGAACTTCCCGAAGTCGCTGGTCTACCTCGGGATGAACTGCAACCAGAAACCGTTCGACAACAAGGACGCCCGTCTGGCGCTCGACTACGCCTTCGACAAGCAACAGGTCGCGGAGGCCGCGCTGTACGGCACTGGGCAAACGACTGCGTCACCAGCGGCACCTGGTAGCCCGTGGGTGAACAAGAACGTCCAGCCTCGCTCGCGCAACCTCGACAAGGCCCAAGAGCATCTCGACAAGGCGGGCATGTCGGACGGTTACTCCGTCTCGTTCAAGATTCCCCAGTCGTACCCATCGCAGGTGCAGGCCGCGAAGGTCATCTCCGACCAAGCCGCGGAGGCTGGCATCGAACTGAACATCCAGAAGATTACGTGGAGTACGTGGCTCTCGGACGTGTACAGCAAGCAGAACTTCCAAGCGACCACGTCGAGCTACCTCGCGCTGTACTACCCCGACGTGTCGTTCTACAAGTTCCTACACCCGGACGGCGCGTTCTTCTTCACTGGCTGGACCAACGACGAGTACAACACGCTCGTCGAAGAGGCACGCCACATGTACGACGAACAGCCGCGAGCCGAGAAGTACAAGAAGGCGACCGAAATTCTCCACAACGAACGGGCGGGACACATGTTCCTGTTCTGGCAGGCCAACCTCTACGCGGCCCAGCCGGAGTACAAGGGCAAAATCGGCGCACCGGACGGCTCCACGCTTCGATTCAGCGACAACTGGCTCGACAGCTAA
- a CDS encoding ABC transporter permease — MSLSNYMLRRLGFMVVTLFFVTLITFAVTNVLPGNVALLILGPNASESSIQALQAQMGLDKPLYVQYVDWVFGLLQFDMGTSLRFEEPVMGLIAEKLPRSLLLATAATLVAVVLAIPLGVISAVKQNEPPDLLASMFGFVGISIPIFLWGLVFILVFAVWMNLFPTGGYVPISEDPVATFTHLVLPAASMGFALTAYIMRMTRSSMLEVLGEEYINLARAKGMTQRVVVLKHALQNAIIPVITVVAFQFSYAFGGVVVLEEVFFWPGIGRLTLTAIQSRDIPLIQGCVIVVALIYMISNLAADVAYAYFDPRIRYGGDD; from the coding sequence ATGTCGCTCTCCAACTACATGCTCCGGCGACTGGGGTTCATGGTGGTGACGCTGTTCTTCGTCACCCTCATCACGTTCGCGGTGACGAACGTCCTGCCGGGCAACGTCGCGTTGCTCATCCTCGGGCCGAACGCCAGCGAGTCGTCGATTCAAGCCTTGCAGGCTCAGATGGGGTTGGACAAGCCCCTGTACGTCCAGTACGTCGATTGGGTCTTCGGTCTCTTGCAGTTCGACATGGGCACCTCGCTCCGCTTCGAGGAGCCCGTGATGGGACTCATCGCCGAAAAGCTCCCGCGCTCGCTGTTGCTCGCGACGGCGGCCACGCTGGTCGCAGTCGTGCTGGCGATTCCGCTCGGCGTCATCTCCGCCGTGAAGCAGAACGAACCGCCAGACCTGCTGGCGTCGATGTTCGGCTTCGTCGGCATCTCGATTCCCATCTTCCTGTGGGGACTCGTCTTCATCCTCGTCTTCGCGGTGTGGATGAATCTCTTCCCGACGGGTGGCTACGTACCGATTTCGGAGGACCCAGTAGCGACGTTCACCCACCTCGTCCTCCCGGCCGCGTCGATGGGGTTCGCGCTGACGGCCTACATCATGCGGATGACGCGCTCGTCGATGCTGGAGGTTCTCGGTGAGGAGTACATCAACCTCGCTCGCGCGAAGGGGATGACCCAGCGCGTCGTCGTGCTGAAACACGCGCTCCAGAACGCGATTATCCCGGTGATTACGGTCGTCGCCTTCCAGTTCAGCTACGCCTTCGGCGGCGTCGTCGTTCTCGAAGAGGTGTTCTTCTGGCCGGGCATCGGTCGGTTGACGCTGACTGCGATTCAGTCTCGGGACATCCCGCTGATTCAGGGCTGTGTCATCGTCGTCGCGCTCATCTACATGATTTCGAACCTCGCGGCCGACGTGGCGTACGCCTACTTCGACCCGCGAATTCGCTACGGAGGTGACGACTGA
- a CDS encoding ABC transporter permease has translation MAAETQTNEQEQDSRFISTAQKQRYAKFARKFRRNTKAMIGLGIVLTLVLVAIFAPFIAPYSISATSVEDRTEAPSLEHPFGTDDLGRDIFSRVVMGSRISLKVGFGAITAALVVGTVIGVVSGYFGGLVDETLMRFMDAAMSFPPVLLALTVMVVLGPELQNVILALAFVYTPYIARVGRSAALSESNEAYVETAVSRGEGNGYIVFREVLPNCMAPLLVQGSLNIAFAMLAEASLSFLGLGAQPPTPSWGLMINVGRGFLQSAPWMVLFPGAAIAITVIGFNMLGDGLRDVLDPKVDTIES, from the coding sequence ATGGCTGCCGAAACACAGACGAACGAGCAAGAACAGGACTCCAGGTTCATCTCGACTGCCCAGAAGCAACGCTACGCAAAATTCGCCCGCAAGTTCCGGCGCAACACGAAGGCGATGATCGGACTCGGCATCGTCCTCACGCTCGTCCTCGTCGCCATCTTCGCGCCGTTCATCGCGCCGTACTCCATCTCGGCGACGAGCGTCGAAGACCGAACGGAAGCGCCGTCGCTCGAACATCCGTTCGGCACGGACGACCTCGGACGGGACATCTTCAGTCGCGTCGTGATGGGCAGTCGCATCTCGCTCAAGGTGGGCTTCGGCGCGATTACCGCCGCGCTCGTCGTCGGCACCGTCATCGGCGTCGTCTCGGGCTACTTCGGCGGCCTCGTAGACGAGACGTTGATGCGATTCATGGACGCGGCGATGTCGTTCCCGCCGGTCTTGCTCGCGCTGACCGTGATGGTCGTCCTCGGCCCGGAGCTACAGAACGTCATACTCGCACTGGCGTTCGTGTACACACCCTACATCGCTCGCGTCGGGCGCTCTGCGGCGCTCTCGGAGAGCAACGAGGCGTACGTCGAGACGGCCGTCTCGCGCGGGGAGGGCAACGGCTACATCGTCTTCCGCGAGGTGCTGCCCAACTGCATGGCTCCGCTGCTCGTGCAGGGGTCGCTTAACATCGCGTTCGCCATGCTGGCGGAGGCGAGCCTATCCTTCCTCGGACTGGGCGCACAGCCACCCACGCCGTCGTGGGGGCTGATGATAAACGTCGGGAGAGGCTTCCTGCAGAGCGCGCCGTGGATGGTGCTGTTCCCCGGCGCGGCAATCGCAATCACCGTCATCGGCTTCAACATGCTCGGTGATGGCCTGCGCGACGTGCTGGACCCGAAGGTGGACACTATCGAATCATGA
- a CDS encoding dipeptide ABC transporter ATP-binding protein, with amino-acid sequence MSWNTNRDDESEPLLDVRDLRTVFHGEHSEVVASNDVSFTLRAGETMGLVGESGAGKSVTARSLLQLIDWPGEIIGGEVLFRGENLLEYSEKEIQQVRGNEIALIPQDPMTALNPVLKVGEQIVETITHHQGVDREEAKQRAIEAMREVEIPDAEERFDDYPHEFSGGMRQRVLIAIGLSCEPDLIIADEPTTALDVTTQAKILDLLNDLQEELGMGVLMITHNLGVVAQTCDRVGVMYAGNLVETADLHDLFDRPRHPYTRGLIDAIPQGTAAGGELPTLDGAMPDLTELPEGCNFAPRCEYATEDCRVGGDPELLSVAGSDSQAACIYAEELDLSESRAETEVASRADAEKPTKQVDRRGDPLLDVTNLKKHFSAGDGFLGNLTLARADGGMPTLERQYVKAVDGISFDIHEGETVGLVGESGCGKSTVARTVLKLLEPTDGEVYFDGQPLHELGSSDVRSLREEMQMIFQDPQSSLNPRKTVGQIIGRSMEKHDVATGEEKRERVGELLERVGLSANAAEKYPHEFSGGQQQRVAIAHALAAEPKLIVCDEPVSALDVSVQAQILNLLDRIQAEEGLSYLFISHNIGVVQHICDRVAVMYLGKIAEFGTVEQVFAPPYHPYTESLLSAVPHPDPDRDAERIFLEGAVPSPLNPPSGCPFQTRCPKKIGDVCETDEPKLEEKQADTGHHISCHLSVEEMSERDFATEETQAAGD; translated from the coding sequence ATGAGTTGGAATACCAATCGAGACGACGAATCGGAACCACTGCTCGACGTGCGCGACCTCCGGACCGTCTTCCACGGCGAACACAGCGAAGTCGTCGCGTCGAACGACGTGTCGTTCACGCTCCGCGCTGGCGAGACGATGGGACTGGTCGGTGAGTCTGGAGCGGGCAAGAGCGTGACTGCTCGCTCGCTCCTGCAACTCATCGACTGGCCGGGCGAAATTATCGGCGGGGAAGTCCTGTTCCGCGGCGAGAACTTGCTGGAGTACTCGGAGAAAGAAATCCAGCAGGTCCGGGGCAACGAAATCGCGCTCATCCCGCAGGACCCGATGACCGCGCTGAACCCCGTGCTGAAAGTGGGCGAGCAAATCGTGGAGACGATTACCCACCACCAAGGCGTGGACCGCGAGGAGGCCAAACAGCGCGCCATCGAGGCGATGCGCGAAGTCGAGATTCCCGACGCCGAGGAACGCTTCGACGACTACCCCCACGAGTTCAGCGGGGGCATGCGCCAGCGCGTCCTCATCGCCATCGGCCTCTCCTGCGAACCGGACCTTATCATCGCCGACGAACCGACGACGGCGCTGGACGTGACCACGCAAGCGAAGATTCTCGACCTGCTGAACGACTTGCAGGAGGAACTGGGCATGGGCGTGCTGATGATTACGCACAACCTCGGCGTCGTCGCCCAGACCTGCGACCGCGTGGGCGTCATGTACGCGGGCAACCTCGTCGAGACCGCAGACCTGCACGACCTGTTCGACAGGCCGCGACATCCGTACACGCGGGGCCTCATCGACGCGATTCCCCAAGGAACTGCGGCGGGCGGCGAACTGCCGACGCTCGACGGCGCGATGCCGGACCTCACGGAACTTCCTGAGGGCTGTAACTTCGCGCCTCGATGCGAGTACGCAACCGAAGACTGTCGCGTCGGCGGCGACCCCGAACTGCTCTCGGTCGCAGGGTCGGACTCGCAGGCGGCGTGCATCTACGCCGAGGAGTTGGACCTGAGTGAGTCGCGCGCCGAGACGGAAGTTGCGTCACGAGCGGACGCCGAGAAACCGACGAAGCAGGTGGACCGACGCGGCGACCCACTGCTCGACGTAACGAATCTGAAAAAGCACTTCTCGGCGGGCGACGGCTTCCTCGGCAACCTCACGCTCGCCCGCGCGGACGGCGGGATGCCGACGCTCGAACGCCAGTACGTCAAGGCAGTAGACGGCATCAGCTTCGACATCCACGAGGGCGAGACGGTCGGTCTCGTCGGCGAGTCTGGCTGTGGGAAATCGACGGTCGCCCGGACAGTACTCAAACTCCTCGAACCGACCGACGGGGAGGTGTACTTCGACGGGCAACCGCTTCACGAACTCGGGAGTTCGGACGTTCGGAGTCTGCGCGAGGAGATGCAGATGATCTTCCAAGACCCCCAAAGTTCGCTCAACCCGCGCAAGACGGTGGGCCAAATCATCGGGCGCTCGATGGAGAAACACGACGTGGCGACCGGCGAGGAGAAACGCGAGCGCGTCGGTGAACTGCTCGAACGCGTCGGCCTGTCTGCGAACGCCGCCGAGAAGTACCCTCACGAGTTCTCCGGTGGCCAGCAACAGCGGGTCGCCATCGCGCACGCACTCGCGGCCGAACCGAAACTCATCGTCTGCGACGAACCCGTCTCGGCGCTCGACGTGTCGGTGCAGGCCCAGATTCTGAACCTGCTCGACCGGATTCAGGCCGAAGAGGGGCTGTCGTACCTGTTCATATCGCACAACATCGGCGTCGTCCAGCACATCTGCGACCGCGTGGCTGTGATGTATCTCGGCAAAATCGCGGAGTTCGGGACGGTCGAGCAAGTGTTCGCGCCGCCGTACCACCCTTACACCGAGAGTCTGCTGTCGGCGGTTCCCCATCCCGACCCAGACAGAGACGCAGAGCGCATCTTCCTGGAAGGTGCGGTGCCGAGCCCGCTGAATCCGCCGTCTGGCTGTCCGTTTCAGACGCGCTGTCCGAAGAAAATCGGCGATGTCTGCGAAACGGACGAGCCGAAACTGGAGGAAAAACAGGCGGACACAGGCCACCACATCTCCTGTCACCTTTCGGTCGAGGAGATGAGCGAGCGCGACTTCGCGACAGAAGAGACGCAGGCGGCGGGCGACTGA
- a CDS encoding saccharopine dehydrogenase family protein, translated as MHGDLLVYGSYGYTGKLIVERALEEGHEPTLAGRDAERVEAQATDHDLDHRVFSLEHPDVIERAVGEFDAVLNCAGPFSKTARPLYSACLDAGTDYLDITGEIDVLEAIAGRQDEADAQDVTLLPAVGFDVVPTDCLALHLAEQVESPTHLTLAIDGLSTYSPGTLKSIIEGLGRPGAVRERGRIETVPAAYETRQLDFGEGPKTAVTIPWGDVSTAYRTTGIENVQTYASVPEYAAKVMRKTRPLTPIWGFGPVQSMMKAIVDKVVSGPSEKERAKHTIRIWGEVRDESGEREVARLQTPDGYDLTAQTAVEATRRVLADEVESGFQTPGSAFGADFVTEFDGVEREDVATGPTPTTESTEPWL; from the coding sequence ATGCACGGAGACCTCCTCGTCTACGGTTCGTACGGCTACACCGGGAAGCTAATCGTCGAACGCGCCCTCGAAGAAGGCCACGAACCCACGCTCGCTGGTCGTGATGCCGAGCGAGTCGAAGCGCAAGCGACCGACCACGACCTCGACCACCGCGTGTTCAGTCTCGAACATCCCGACGTAATCGAGCGCGCGGTCGGTGAGTTCGACGCCGTACTCAACTGTGCTGGCCCGTTCTCGAAGACCGCCAGACCGCTCTACTCAGCGTGTCTCGACGCCGGAACCGACTACCTCGACATCACGGGCGAAATCGACGTACTGGAAGCAATCGCGGGCAGGCAGGACGAAGCCGACGCCCAAGACGTGACGCTCCTGCCCGCAGTTGGATTCGACGTAGTTCCGACCGACTGTTTAGCTCTTCACCTCGCCGAGCAGGTCGAATCCCCGACCCACCTCACGCTGGCTATCGACGGCCTCAGCACCTACTCGCCGGGCACCCTCAAGTCGATTATCGAGGGACTAGGACGACCGGGCGCAGTCCGAGAGCGTGGCCGCATCGAAACGGTCCCAGCGGCCTACGAAACCAGACAACTGGACTTCGGAGAAGGACCGAAGACAGCCGTCACGATTCCGTGGGGCGACGTTTCGACGGCGTATCGAACGACCGGCATCGAGAACGTCCAGACGTACGCGTCGGTGCCGGAGTACGCCGCCAAAGTGATGCGGAAGACGCGACCGCTCACGCCGATTTGGGGGTTCGGACCCGTCCAATCCATGATGAAAGCAATCGTGGACAAAGTCGTCTCCGGGCCGAGCGAGAAGGAGCGCGCCAAGCACACGATTCGAATCTGGGGCGAGGTCAGAGACGAGTCGGGCGAGCGCGAGGTCGCGCGACTCCAGACGCCAGACGGCTACGACCTGACTGCACAGACTGCAGTCGAGGCCACGCGGCGCGTCCTCGCGGACGAAGTCGAATCCGGCTTCCAGACGCCAGGGTCGGCGTTCGGTGCCGACTTCGTCACCGAGTTCGACGGCGTCGAGCGAGAGGACGTTGCGACGGGACCAACACCAACCACGGAGTCCACGGAACCGTGGTTGTGA
- a CDS encoding DUF6498-containing protein, whose amino-acid sequence MSSAKRRRRQLASAVATNLLPLVGVAFWGWSIAALVLLYWLELGSLLWWSTVRAVFAQRPSENFGDQLLLGATRYKRGGPSIPRTNLTIQVQHLPILTLTLPVLVLIWLFAGALSIGAIDASAATNGLETERATLTLGLGAVGIFVGNGLSTVSKYFFGREYEEVNAQMALKTVMSPMMVLTLVLFFTVGIVSAGVTGGVLVVAIVEVKFFFDLVNVYRDRLRAFDERDAIEFGWAYDPPEWPEVDSELSEPVETVRPKVLAVLANGPFHGLVRPAPAFFLGIFLLGSLAMVALGALEAALLFATAFAIVFCVFSLAGVADESIRHLTMEYRLAGDVVGYDRLLGESQWRVSERELAAAEREASHVDRLLGTETLVVERDDRTIRLVHLADADAVRPETG is encoded by the coding sequence ATGAGTTCCGCCAAGCGACGACGACGCCAACTCGCGTCTGCCGTCGCCACGAATCTCCTCCCGTTGGTGGGCGTCGCTTTCTGGGGCTGGTCTATCGCCGCCCTCGTGTTGCTCTACTGGCTCGAACTCGGCAGTTTGCTCTGGTGGTCCACGGTGCGTGCGGTGTTCGCACAGCGCCCCTCGGAGAACTTCGGCGACCAACTCCTCCTCGGGGCGACCCGGTACAAGCGCGGCGGGCCGTCCATTCCCCGGACGAACCTGACGATACAGGTCCAGCACCTGCCTATCCTCACGCTCACGCTCCCAGTGCTGGTGCTGATATGGCTGTTCGCCGGGGCGTTGAGCATCGGCGCAATCGATGCGAGCGCGGCCACGAATGGTCTCGAAACGGAGCGAGCGACCCTCACGCTCGGCCTCGGAGCGGTCGGCATCTTCGTCGGCAACGGTCTTTCGACTGTCTCGAAGTACTTCTTCGGCCGCGAATACGAGGAAGTCAACGCACAGATGGCGCTCAAGACGGTGATGTCGCCGATGATGGTTCTCACGCTCGTGCTGTTCTTCACCGTGGGCATCGTCTCGGCTGGCGTGACTGGAGGCGTGTTGGTCGTCGCCATCGTCGAGGTGAAGTTCTTCTTCGACCTCGTGAACGTCTACCGCGACCGACTGCGAGCGTTCGACGAGCGGGACGCAATCGAGTTCGGGTGGGCGTACGACCCGCCGGAGTGGCCAGAAGTCGATAGCGAACTGTCCGAACCGGTCGAGACAGTGCGGCCGAAGGTACTCGCCGTCCTCGCTAACGGACCGTTCCACGGTCTCGTGCGCCCCGCACCGGCGTTCTTTCTCGGGATATTCCTGCTCGGGTCGCTGGCGATGGTCGCGCTCGGAGCGCTGGAGGCCGCACTGCTCTTCGCCACTGCCTTCGCTATCGTCTTCTGCGTTTTCTCCCTCGCCGGAGTCGCAGACGAGTCGATTCGCCACCTGACGATGGAGTATCGCCTGGCAGGTGACGTCGTCGGCTACGACCGACTGCTCGGCGAATCGCAGTGGCGCGTCTCGGAACGAGAACTCGCAGCGGCAGAGCGAGAAGCGAGTCACGTCGACCGACTCCTCGGCACCGAGACGCTGGTCGTAGAGCGAGACGACCGGACGATTCGACTGGTACATCTCGCCGACGCGGACGCCGTTCGTCCCGAAACAGGGTGA
- the nucS gene encoding endonuclease NucS, giving the protein MVVEHLDAPDPESVVEATKAAVRDGAMLTVSANCQVEYEGRTSGHLGRGDRILVAKPDGTFLVHQPTGHKPVNWMPGGGSVSARVSEGEAVLLARRTNPSERVEARVHEAYAVTRFDATDGATYEESGTEAEMHEYIESNPAVLEKGLRIVEHERETKYGFVDFYAVDEEGTPVVVEVKRIQATLNHFDQLQRYVSLYEESNGEVRDTEVERASIANGEAASDVRGMLVAPSASERVKRALRDNGLEFVGLSEFETDAKGSMEAKLSDF; this is encoded by the coding sequence ATGGTGGTCGAGCACCTCGACGCGCCGGACCCCGAGTCCGTCGTCGAAGCTACCAAAGCAGCAGTCCGCGACGGCGCGATGCTGACCGTCTCCGCGAACTGCCAAGTCGAGTACGAGGGTCGGACGAGCGGCCACCTCGGACGCGGCGACCGGATACTCGTCGCCAAACCGGACGGCACGTTTCTGGTCCACCAGCCGACGGGCCACAAGCCGGTCAACTGGATGCCGGGCGGCGGCAGCGTCTCCGCACGCGTCAGCGAGGGCGAGGCCGTCCTGCTCGCGCGCCGGACGAACCCCAGCGAGCGCGTCGAGGCGAGAGTCCACGAAGCCTACGCAGTGACTCGGTTCGACGCCACCGACGGCGCGACCTACGAAGAATCCGGCACGGAAGCGGAGATGCACGAGTACATCGAGTCGAACCCGGCCGTGCTAGAGAAGGGACTCCGCATCGTGGAACACGAGCGCGAGACGAAGTACGGCTTCGTAGACTTCTACGCAGTTGACGAAGAGGGGACTCCCGTCGTCGTGGAGGTCAAGCGGATTCAGGCGACGCTGAACCACTTCGACCAACTCCAGCGGTACGTGTCGCTGTACGAGGAATCGAATGGCGAGGTGCGCGACACGGAAGTGGAGCGGGCCTCGATTGCGAACGGCGAAGCCGCGAGCGACGTGCGCGGGATGTTGGTCGCGCCTTCTGCATCGGAACGCGTAAAGCGGGCCTTGCGCGACAACGGCTTGGAGTTCGTCGGTCTCTCGGAGTTCGAGACGGACGCGAAAGGCTCGATGGAAGCGAAGTTGAGCGACTTTTAG
- a CDS encoding AAA family ATPase produces MLVVVCGLPGVGKTTVAERIAEETDGRLLRTDVIRKEIISDPEYTDEESQMVYDELFRRGRETVEAGRTAVFDATFQDEAERARARELAAELETGFRLVKVECAEGVVKERIESREDDASDADFEIHELYRETFDAISADHVTVDNSDSPEETERQVEAHF; encoded by the coding sequence ATGTTGGTCGTAGTTTGTGGACTGCCGGGCGTGGGAAAGACTACCGTCGCCGAACGAATCGCCGAGGAGACCGACGGACGACTCCTCAGGACCGACGTCATTCGCAAGGAGATTATTTCGGACCCCGAGTACACCGACGAGGAGTCCCAGATGGTCTACGACGAGTTATTCCGGCGCGGCCGCGAGACGGTCGAAGCCGGGCGCACCGCGGTGTTCGACGCGACGTTTCAGGACGAAGCGGAGAGAGCGCGCGCCAGAGAACTCGCCGCCGAGTTGGAGACGGGCTTTCGCCTCGTCAAAGTCGAGTGCGCCGAGGGCGTCGTCAAAGAGCGCATCGAGAGCAGAGAAGACGACGCCAGCGACGCCGACTTCGAGATTCACGAACTCTACCGCGAGACGTTCGACGCCATCTCGGCCGACCACGTGACCGTAGACAACTCGGACAGTCCGGAAGAGACCGAGCGGCAGGTCGAGGCACACTTCTGA
- a CDS encoding GNAT family N-acetyltransferase: MRIEKLTLAEWEQALPDEGFGVFHTPEALGVLDEHTDGELHLFGGFKGQQPVALLPLVVRDRPFVRMALSPPLGYGIRRLGPILMPTSPKRRKREQVNSEFAESVLRAVDADDARTLFRLSCSTEYADPRPYGWAGLDLETRFTYSVPLAERSPEQVKQSFSKSLRRDIRDAEDLDVSVEVRGLDGARDIYRTTKERFEEQGIGFPMSAAFMRDLVDALDDRARMYVAESSDGEFLGGIAALFSNDAAYFWKGGTKGIYDGVSLNGLLHWRIIEDVLTDPELDDISRYDLYTANDERLARYKAKFGGELRPYHVVESAGTPMTAAKKGYRMLAFGENLLG; the protein is encoded by the coding sequence ATGCGTATCGAGAAACTCACGCTCGCCGAGTGGGAGCAGGCGCTCCCCGACGAGGGGTTCGGCGTCTTCCACACGCCCGAGGCACTCGGCGTCCTCGACGAACACACGGACGGAGAGTTGCACCTGTTCGGTGGGTTCAAAGGCCAACAACCGGTCGCACTGCTCCCGCTGGTCGTCCGCGACCGGCCGTTCGTTCGGATGGCCCTCTCCCCGCCGCTCGGGTACGGTATCCGACGACTTGGCCCGATTCTGATGCCGACGAGTCCGAAGCGCCGGAAACGAGAGCAAGTCAACAGCGAATTCGCCGAGAGCGTCCTCCGGGCGGTCGATGCCGACGACGCTCGGACGCTGTTTCGACTCTCCTGTAGCACCGAGTACGCAGACCCCCGACCGTACGGGTGGGCCGGACTCGACTTGGAGACGCGGTTCACCTACAGCGTGCCACTGGCAGAACGGAGTCCCGAGCAAGTCAAACAATCGTTCAGCAAGAGTCTGCGGCGCGACATTCGAGACGCCGAGGACCTGGACGTGTCCGTCGAGGTTCGGGGACTGGACGGCGCGCGCGACATCTATCGAACGACGAAGGAACGCTTCGAAGAGCAGGGCATCGGGTTCCCCATGTCGGCGGCGTTCATGCGGGACCTCGTGGACGCTCTGGACGACCGCGCGCGGATGTACGTCGCCGAAAGTTCGGACGGCGAGTTCCTCGGCGGCATCGCGGCGCTGTTCTCGAACGACGCCGCTTACTTCTGGAAGGGCGGCACGAAAGGTATCTACGACGGCGTGAGTCTGAACGGACTGCTCCACTGGCGAATCATCGAAGACGTTCTGACGGACCCTGAACTAGACGATATCTCACGCTACGACCTCTACACCGCCAACGACGAGCGACTCGCGCGCTACAAGGCGAAGTTCGGCGGCGAACTCAGACCGTACCACGTGGTCGAGTCGGCGGGCACACCGATGACTGCCGCGAAGAAAGGCTACCGCATGCTGGCGTTCGGCGAGAATCTGCTAGGCTGA